In Methanocaldococcus lauensis, a single genomic region encodes these proteins:
- a CDS encoding OBG GTPase family GTP-binding protein — MGIEEEIKRIEEELKRTPYNKATQKHIGRLKAKLAKLREMAQSRGGGGGGKGYAVKKSGDATAAFVGFPSVGKSTLLNKLTNAKSEVGAYAFTTLTIVPGVLEYKGAKIQLLDAPGIIVGASSGKGRGSEVLSAVRSADLILLTVDIYTLDHLPVIEKELYNVGIRLDQKPPDVKIKVKDRGGINVSSTVPLTHIDEDTIEAILNEYKIHNADVVIREDITLEQFIDVVAGNRVYIPSLVVVNKIDLADEEYLKYIKQKLEEFGKDYVLVSGNKNINLDLLKEKIYEKLGFIKIYLKPQGKKPDFDEPLIMRRGATVRDVCEKLHKDFVRNFRYAQVWGKSAKHPGQRVGLDHKLEDEDILTIVIKR, encoded by the coding sequence ATGGGAATTGAAGAAGAAATTAAAAGAATAGAAGAGGAGTTAAAAAGAACTCCTTATAATAAAGCGACACAAAAACACATTGGCAGATTAAAGGCAAAATTGGCAAAATTAAGGGAGATGGCTCAAAGTAGAGGGGGAGGTGGAGGAGGGAAAGGATATGCTGTAAAAAAGAGTGGTGATGCTACTGCCGCATTTGTGGGATTTCCTTCAGTTGGAAAATCCACACTATTAAATAAATTAACTAATGCTAAATCTGAAGTTGGAGCCTATGCATTTACAACATTAACTATTGTTCCGGGTGTCTTAGAGTATAAAGGGGCTAAAATTCAACTTTTAGATGCTCCTGGTATTATTGTTGGAGCCTCATCAGGAAAAGGTAGAGGGTCTGAGGTTTTATCTGCTGTTAGAAGTGCTGACTTAATATTATTGACTGTTGATATTTATACATTGGATCATCTTCCAGTTATTGAAAAAGAGCTTTACAATGTAGGGATTAGATTGGATCAAAAACCTCCAGATGTTAAAATTAAAGTTAAAGATAGAGGAGGAATTAATGTAAGTTCTACTGTTCCATTAACTCATATAGATGAAGACACTATAGAGGCAATATTAAATGAGTATAAAATACACAACGCAGATGTAGTTATAAGAGAGGATATAACATTAGAGCAGTTCATAGATGTTGTTGCAGGAAATAGAGTATATATTCCCTCATTAGTAGTTGTCAATAAGATAGATTTAGCAGATGAGGAATATTTAAAATACATAAAACAGAAATTGGAAGAGTTTGGAAAGGATTATGTTTTAGTTTCTGGAAATAAAAATATTAATTTAGATTTATTGAAAGAAAAAATTTATGAAAAGTTAGGATTTATAAAGATTTACTTAAAGCCACAAGGAAAAAAACCTGACTTTGACGAACCTTTAATTATGAGAAGAGGGGCTACTGTAAGAGATGTTTGTGAAAAACTACATAAGGATTTTGTTAGAAATTTCAGATATGCTCAAGTTTGGGGTAAGTCAGCAAAGCATCCTGGGCAGAGAGTGGGATTAGATCACAAATTAGAAGATGAAGATATTTTAACAATTGTTATAAAGAGATAA